The DNA region CCAGAGTGTGTAGGTTTATGTGTGGTATCCTGTATGGGCACAGCAGATGCACCCATACAATACCcaacaaatattaaataaatcttATACCCGTAAGCAGAGATACCAAAATAGTCATGAAATCATAATAAACAATTTAGCTTTTGTCCAGAATTGACTCTAGAAAATTCAATTTGACATCTCACATTTAGGGTTTTTTTCAGTTAAGCTTGAACCcctgaatttttggcatttttgttttaaaaagttgctTAAactattaatcagttatcaaaatagttgtccATTAATTTTATGTCAGTCGACGCAAATCATTCAACTAAAATTTCTCATCCATGTACCGATGGTATGCATAGGAAATGCATATGTAacaataaaaagacaataaaatgttataGTCTGGACttctgtgcaaaagtttggggaATTCTCTTCTTGGGGCGGTGGTTTTTGAAAGATGAATAGAAGaagaatggaaaaacaaaagctgcttgtgacattttatagaccaaagaAGGATGAAGAACaaactccatccatccatccattcgCTATAGCTCTGTATTCCCATACAGGAACACAAGAACACTAGAGTCTGTCCCAGCAGATATTTGGCAAAATGTGGAACAGCACCCTGGACAGATGGCTTGTCCATTACAGGACTAACACAGAGCCTGACAAACATGTTCACACTTCCAGGTAGTTTCCAATTCAGCTGTGTATCCGTAGACCCAGGGAGGAACCCACAGGGAATCCACCAAACAGAGATAACAATGCACACTCCCCACTGAAAAGACCAGAGCTCAGATCTAAGCCCAGGACTTGTTTGCTTTGAGGCAACAGCTCTAACCACCAAGCCACTGTGACATCATGTCTAAATTTAAAACAGGCAAGTTTTGTATCTTATATCTTAACTAATACTGGCCCGAGAACTCCATTTTATCGCAACTGAAAATATTGGgaaatgtcaccaaaaaaaaaaaaaaaaatcccttaacTCAGTTTCACAACATATGCAGTTATCTGATTTATGCTAAACTAACTTCCCAGTAAAATACAATGAGTCTTGAAACCTGAAAGTCTGAAACTTGACTTTCAGTCTGAAATGTGGAATCCAACCTAACTTATCTTTGGGAATGTATTGGGAGTTGTTATTTCCTCTGGCAGTTATACACTTGGACCTTCATACTTCTGACATAATTTCTCCCACTTGTTTCCACTATTGCTCTTTCTCactcccttttcttctccttcccaatgccgtttttgttttttgttttgcttttttttttttttttttttcctccccaccTTATGTCCTTTTCTTTGTGCCCCTGCCTCAGCTACTTGAATGATCTGGACAGGATATCCCAGGCCACCTACATCCCAACTCAGCAGGATGTCCTGAGGACTCGAGTCAAAACCACAGGCATTGTGGAAACCCACTTCACATTCAAGGACCTGCACTTCAAGTGAGGATTTCTTCACCGTAACAAATGGTTCAAACAGAAAGTGTTTTACGTGATGGCTTAATTAGGTTTCCTTCCTGTTATTGACTCATTTGCTCCCATAGTCATTCCCTTTGTACATGCACAGCTGTAAGTTGTGACAAAGTTTGTGAAGGTTTTACGCACATCGGTGATGACTCAGATGTGGCCCTCtgttcaaaaacacagacaggaagtgtgGGCACTCGGCTTGATGATGTCATGATAGCAGAAGTGTGTGGAAGCTGTTTCCATTGAAATTCATACTGCTGGCcacaaaacagaagagagaaaataccatgttatttattttttcccataaaaacacaaacaaatacaaagctTTACTCAATGTGTCTGACTTTTTCTACGCAACATCAGACAGCAACTTAACTACGCTGTCATAATGACGCACCATTATTGTCGCTGTTGTATAATAAGATGCATTACACCACTTCTGTGAAGTAACCAGCTATCTCAAAGTATTTCTTCTTAATATAGTTAGAACTGTTTAATGGCTAACTTTGTGGCTGTGAGGgtaaacagaataaaagaggACCGATGTTCTGAGCCAGGATTTTGGGTGTTTCACATGTTTCTTAAAAGGTAAaacgttgttttgttttttttatttcctttgtagTGGCTGACAGGCTGTTGAGAGTCAATTGGATATTAATGATTTTCCTTTACAATATACCCATTTAAGACCAAAGTATTTCCAAACTTGACATTTGTCGTTATCTTTGTAAGTAGTCTAATAGGAGCTATTATAGAAGCTAAATGAGgcttttgttgtttctcttaACATGCCGTAAAGATCATACAAGCCAAAATAACCCACATCATGCCTCTTGGCTGAGCAAAGAGGAAATACAGTGCAAAAGCTAAAAGTCTGTTCCTCTtcagaatctttttttcttctgccatTACGCAGTCGATGTGTGCAGTGTTCTGTATGGACATTTGCCGGGCAGATGAAGATTCTCTGCACCACTggcattttattgaaattatttttgtgtaacagaagacaaagaatttctgttttctttcccctttATCACTGACTTTCATCACGTAATTCTGCAGCGAGACTGAAGCCGCCAAAGCGACTCTTCCAGAAATTTGTCTGCCTTCGGGTTCCACAAACACTGCTcgtattgtattatttttatgtatgcTGAGGAACATGCTTACATGTTTAGttctccccccacccccccagaATGTTTGATGTTGGAGGTCAGCGATCTGAGAGGAAGAAGTGGATCCATTGCTTTGAGGGTGTGACCGCCATCATCTTCTGCGTGGCCCTCAGTGACTATGACCTTGTGCTGGCTGAGGACGAGGAGATGGTGAGTGGTTCATAGACGAAAGATAAACAGCAGGCGGTCTGCGTTCATACACGGCAGGGACTTTGTTTACTGGAAGACGGAACGAAGGATAGGTTCCGTTCAAGATCGTTCCCATGTTTACGGATCAGTGATCACACCACTCGCCTTTCCAGTGTGAAGCACAATGACTGACGTCATCTTCCCTCTTCCCTCAGAACCGAATGCATGAGAGTATGAAGCTGTTTGACAGCATCTGCAACAACAAGTGGTTCACAGACACCtccatcatcctcttcctcaacAAAAAGGACCTGTTTGAGGAGAAGATTAAGAAGAGCCCTCTTACCATCTGCTACCCAGAATATGCTGGTgagatttgcagcattttgcaGGAAATGTTCTGAGAGTGGCAGTAGAAATTTCCCCCAAATAAGCCAAAGACGACTTTCCTTGCTTGTAAAGATTGATGTGTGCCTTCTGCTATAGCTGCGGATTTAAAATTAGTAATATTGTGATACGATATTTGAAATGTGCAGATGTGTCCGGTTACCATGTGAGAACAGTAACTGGAGGTTACCAGGAACCAGCAGAGATTTCAGAAAGTCATTGCTCCTGGCAAAGAAATGGCCCGGCCCACatcagtttttgttcaaactaaacaaacaagatataaaaaattttaatttgtgagCTTATACatgtgctggtaggcagattgtATTACCTTTTGAAGAGCAAGGATGGCCAGTGTTTCCCATGtaaatgctaagctaagccaactGGCTGCTGGCCCTAGCTACCATACagactggtatcaatcttctcgtctCACTCTctgcatgtaaacaaataagcatatttcctgaaatgtcaaacaattcgTTTAAGCATTCTGCCTTCATACAGAACCATATGGTGACAAAAAACTTTCATACAACTCGGAGCAGAATGCCAAGTTAGCAGGTTGAGGCTCAGCTGTGTCAATCCATCctcaaataatacaaatatacaatTTCAACGCCTTTTCCTATGTTGTGACTTCCTGTCTCCTTCACTTCCTGCTCCTCGTCTTTCCAGGCTCCAACACATACGAGGAAGCAGCTGCCTACATCCAGTGTCAGTTTGAGGACCTGAACAAGAGGAAGGACACCAAGGAGATTTACACCCACTTCACCTGCGCCACAGACACCAAGAATGTGCAGTTTGTCTTTGACGCCGTCACTGACGTCATCATCAAGAACAACCTGAAAGACTGTGGTCTCTTCTGAGGATAATGACGATGAAGACGACAACCCGTTTTTCTTGGTAAGGgactctcatcatcatcatcatccctaCTTAATCTTTCCAACAACCAGAGCTCGACCTAGCCCACACCCTTTTGACTTGCTCACATGCCGTTGACACGTGGCTCTGTGTCATGGATGAGGGCACATGTCAGGATTATGACTGAATGTTTGTTCACCATACCATCATAATGCAGTGGGAGTTTCTGCGGAAAATGTGGGAGCCTGGTTTAAATGTCTGACTGCAGTCTTggttttctctttcaaatgtGCTTAACAAATTGGCTTCAAGTGCTTTGTTTCCAGAGCTTAAGCATTCAGAATTATGGAGGAGCATAGCTGAAGCTGACCACAAAGATGCATCGTAATCCATCATGATAAAATCGTTAATCTAATCACTGAATGGCTGAAATCAGTGCCTTCTTTTATTAGAGGCTTAAATACGTTTTATGCTCCATTTAGATGTTTGTGAAATGATTGTGGCAGGGTTGAGCTCTGCAAAACCTGTCTTTAAAACTACCCATCCCTCCTTTTACCCTTTCGTTCAtgtttctttgtcctcttctgTCCTTAGGCAGTGGAGCCATCTTATTGTGCATCTTTGGTGGGGAAGATGAGAAGAGTCGGGAGGATCAGTCACGGACCAGTGCTGTACTATATGCCACTTTTAGCagctttatttatgtttttgtcttggAACATTTGGAACTAGCGTTACAACATTTGTGTAGGATGTTTGTATCATTGTAAACGCGTCACAGcaaattttcacacatttttttttttttttaat from Xiphias gladius isolate SHS-SW01 ecotype Sanya breed wild chromosome 2, ASM1685928v1, whole genome shotgun sequence includes:
- the gnai1 gene encoding guanine nucleotide-binding protein G(i) subunit alpha-1, with protein sequence MGCTLSTEDKAAVERSKMIDRNLRDDGEKAAREVKLLLLGAGESGKSTIVKQMKIIHEAGYSEEECKQYKAVVYSNTIQSIIAIIRAMGRLKIDFGDAARADDARQLFVLAGSAEEGFMTAELAGVIKRLWKDGGVQACFSRSREYQLNDSAAYYLNDLDRISQATYIPTQQDVLRTRVKTTGIVETHFTFKDLHFKMFDVGGQRSERKKWIHCFEGVTAIIFCVALSDYDLVLAEDEEMNRMHESMKLFDSICNNKWFTDTSIILFLNKKDLFEEKIKKSPLTICYPEYAGSNTYEEAAAYIQCQFEDLNKRKDTKEIYTHFTCATDTKNVQFVFDAVTDVIIKNNLKDCGLF